A genomic stretch from Microtus pennsylvanicus isolate mMicPen1 chromosome 9, mMicPen1.hap1, whole genome shotgun sequence includes:
- the LOC142858010 gene encoding uncharacterized protein LOC142858010 isoform X1, with amino-acid sequence METAIVGLSRRDQDLVSFEDLAVHFTQEEWDLLDPSQKSLYGDVMLETCRNFTAIGYEWEDQKIEEHNEDPEINLRHVISHSEYTQYVHEDYEQKPQDSNFLTSIEGYTETQTSSGPSVCEVCLKTFGLYHLTYNGHHNYDYKEAGGSQTDENDYEGNQCDKTSSSLQKQEKNHTGKKLYVCQECGKAFRYPSALQLHERIHTGEKPYECKDCGKAFRGLSALHLHERIHTGEKPYECKQCGRAFTYLSALQLHERIHTEERPCECKQCGKTFRYTRALKLHERIHTGEKPYECKQCGKFFRSHRTLKLHKRIHTGEKPYECKECGKAFRWLTSLKLHEKIHTGEKPYECQECGKAFRCQASYHRHKITHGGETLYECKECGKSFIYPSLLQVHERTHTGEKPFECKLCGKAFRCQSSLRLHERTHTGEKPYECKHCNKAFSSYNYLRFHERSHTGEKPYECKECGKTFTHRSYLRSHERRHTGEKPYQCVQCGRSFSRHSSFKRHQSVHGVENPYECQQYLLPLSPFPSNE; translated from the exons GACCTGGTGAGCTTTGAGGATCTGGCTGTGCACTTCACCCaggaagagtgggatttgctggatccttcccagaagagtcTCTATggagatgtgatgctggagacctgcAGGAACTTCACTGCCATCG GATATGAATGGGAAGACCAGAAAATTGAAGAACATAATGAAGATCCTGAAATAAATCTAAG GCACGTCATATCTCACTCTGAATATACACAGTATGTACATGAAGACTATGAACAGAAGCCACAGGACTCCAATTTTCTTACAAGTATTGAAGGGTACACGGAAACTCAGACTTCGAGTGGGCCttctgtgtgtgaggtgtgtttAAAGACCTTTGGACTGTATCACCTAACTTACAATGGACATCACAACTATGACTACAAGGAAGCTGGAGGAAGCCAGACTGACGAAAATGATTATGAAGGTAATCAGTGTGATAAAACTTCCAGTTCccttcaaaaacaagaaaaaaatcatactggaAAAAAACTCTATGTGTGTCAagaatgtggtaaagcctttaggTATCCCAGTGCCCTCCAATtacatgaaagaattcatactggagaaaaaccctatgaatgtaaagaCTGTGGGAAAGCTTTTAGAGGTCTCAGTGCCCTTCATTTGCATGAAAGAATTCATACCGGAGAAAAACCTTACGAATGTAAACAGTGTGGTAGAGCCTTCACGTATCTCAGTGCCCTTCAATtacatgaaagaattcatactgagGAAAGACCCTGTGAGTGTAAACAATGTGGTAAAACCTTTAGATATACCAGGGCCCTCAAATtacatgaaagaattcatactggagaaaagccctatgaatgtaagcaATGTGGTAAATTCTTTAGAAGTCATAGGACCCTTAAGTTACataaaagaattcatactggagaaaaaccctatgagTGTAAAGAATGTGGGAAAGCTTTTAGATGGCTTACTTCTCTGAAGTTACATGAAAAAATTCATAcaggagaaaaaccctatgaatgccaagagtgtgggaaagccttcaggtGTCAGGCTTCCtatcatagacataaaataactCATGGTGGAGAAACGTTGTATGAGTGTAAAGAGTGTGGTAAGTCCTTCATTTACCCCTCTTTACTTCAAGTGCACGAAAGAACGCACACAGGTGAAAAGCCCTTTGAGTGTAAGCTGTGTGGGAAAGCTTTTAGATGTCAATCTTCACTTCGGTTGCATGAAAGAACGcacactggagaaaagccctatgaatgtaaacaTTGTAACAAAGCCTTTTCGAGTTATAATTATCTTCGATTTCATGAAAGaagccacactggagagaaaccctatgaatgcaaagAATGTGGGAAAACCTTCACACATCGCTCTTACCTTCGGTCACATGAAAGaagacatactggagagaaaccgtaCCAGTGTGTTCAGTGTGGCAGATCCTTCAGCCGGCatagttcctttaagagacatcAGTCCGTTCATGGAGTGGAAAACCCGTATGAATGTCAGCAATATCTACTTCCTTTATCTCCATTTCcttcaaatgaatga
- the LOC142858010 gene encoding zinc finger protein 20-like isoform X4, with amino-acid sequence METAIVGLSRRDQDLVSFEDLAVHFTQEEWDLLDPSQKSLYGDVMLETCRNFTAIGYEWEDQKIEEHNEDPEINLRHVISHSEYTQYVHEDYEQKPQDSNFLTSIEGYTETQTSSGPSVCEVCLKTFGLYHLTYNGHHNYDYKEAGGSQTDENDYEEATLERNPMNAKNVGKPSHIALTFGHMKEDILERNRTSVFSVADPSAGIVPLRDISPFMEWKTRMNVSNIYFLYLHFLQMNERTDTGNKL; translated from the exons GACCTGGTGAGCTTTGAGGATCTGGCTGTGCACTTCACCCaggaagagtgggatttgctggatccttcccagaagagtcTCTATggagatgtgatgctggagacctgcAGGAACTTCACTGCCATCG GATATGAATGGGAAGACCAGAAAATTGAAGAACATAATGAAGATCCTGAAATAAATCTAAG GCACGTCATATCTCACTCTGAATATACACAGTATGTACATGAAGACTATGAACAGAAGCCACAGGACTCCAATTTTCTTACAAGTATTGAAGGGTACACGGAAACTCAGACTTCGAGTGGGCCttctgtgtgtgaggtgtgtttAAAGACCTTTGGACTGTATCACCTAACTTACAATGGACATCACAACTATGACTACAAGGAAGCTGGAGGAAGCCAGACTGACGAAAATGATTATGAAG aagccacactggagagaaaccctatgaatgcaaagAATGTGGGAAAACCTTCACACATCGCTCTTACCTTCGGTCACATGAAAGaagacatactggagagaaaccgtaCCAGTGTGTTCAGTGTGGCAGATCCTTCAGCCGGCatagttcctttaagagacatcAGTCCGTTCATGGAGTGGAAAACCCGTATGAATGTCAGCAATATCTACTTCCTTTATCTCCATTTCcttcaaatgaatgaaagaacagatACTGGCAACAAACTTTGA
- the LOC142858010 gene encoding uncharacterized protein LOC142858010 isoform X3 — MLETCRNFTAIGYEWEDQKIEEHNEDPEINLRHVISHSEYTQYVHEDYEQKPQDSNFLTSIEGYTETQTSSGPSVCEVCLKTFGLYHLTYNGHHNYDYKEAGGSQTDENDYEGNQCDKTSSSLQKQEKNHTGKKLYVCQECGKAFRYPSALQLHERIHTGEKPYECKDCGKAFRGLSALHLHERIHTGEKPYECKQCGRAFTYLSALQLHERIHTEERPCECKQCGKTFRYTRALKLHERIHTGEKPYECKQCGKFFRSHRTLKLHKRIHTGEKPYECKECGKAFRWLTSLKLHEKIHTGEKPYECQECGKAFRCQASYHRHKITHGGETLYECKECGKSFIYPSLLQVHERTHTGEKPFECKLCGKAFRCQSSLRLHERTHTGEKPYECKHCNKAFSSYNYLRFHERSHTGEKPYECKECGKTFTHRSYLRSHERRHTGEKPYQCVQCGRSFSRHSSFKRHQSVHGVENPYECQQYLLPLSPFPSNE, encoded by the exons atgctggagacctgcAGGAACTTCACTGCCATCG GATATGAATGGGAAGACCAGAAAATTGAAGAACATAATGAAGATCCTGAAATAAATCTAAG GCACGTCATATCTCACTCTGAATATACACAGTATGTACATGAAGACTATGAACAGAAGCCACAGGACTCCAATTTTCTTACAAGTATTGAAGGGTACACGGAAACTCAGACTTCGAGTGGGCCttctgtgtgtgaggtgtgtttAAAGACCTTTGGACTGTATCACCTAACTTACAATGGACATCACAACTATGACTACAAGGAAGCTGGAGGAAGCCAGACTGACGAAAATGATTATGAAGGTAATCAGTGTGATAAAACTTCCAGTTCccttcaaaaacaagaaaaaaatcatactggaAAAAAACTCTATGTGTGTCAagaatgtggtaaagcctttaggTATCCCAGTGCCCTCCAATtacatgaaagaattcatactggagaaaaaccctatgaatgtaaagaCTGTGGGAAAGCTTTTAGAGGTCTCAGTGCCCTTCATTTGCATGAAAGAATTCATACCGGAGAAAAACCTTACGAATGTAAACAGTGTGGTAGAGCCTTCACGTATCTCAGTGCCCTTCAATtacatgaaagaattcatactgagGAAAGACCCTGTGAGTGTAAACAATGTGGTAAAACCTTTAGATATACCAGGGCCCTCAAATtacatgaaagaattcatactggagaaaagccctatgaatgtaagcaATGTGGTAAATTCTTTAGAAGTCATAGGACCCTTAAGTTACataaaagaattcatactggagaaaaaccctatgagTGTAAAGAATGTGGGAAAGCTTTTAGATGGCTTACTTCTCTGAAGTTACATGAAAAAATTCATAcaggagaaaaaccctatgaatgccaagagtgtgggaaagccttcaggtGTCAGGCTTCCtatcatagacataaaataactCATGGTGGAGAAACGTTGTATGAGTGTAAAGAGTGTGGTAAGTCCTTCATTTACCCCTCTTTACTTCAAGTGCACGAAAGAACGCACACAGGTGAAAAGCCCTTTGAGTGTAAGCTGTGTGGGAAAGCTTTTAGATGTCAATCTTCACTTCGGTTGCATGAAAGAACGcacactggagaaaagccctatgaatgtaaacaTTGTAACAAAGCCTTTTCGAGTTATAATTATCTTCGATTTCATGAAAGaagccacactggagagaaaccctatgaatgcaaagAATGTGGGAAAACCTTCACACATCGCTCTTACCTTCGGTCACATGAAAGaagacatactggagagaaaccgtaCCAGTGTGTTCAGTGTGGCAGATCCTTCAGCCGGCatagttcctttaagagacatcAGTCCGTTCATGGAGTGGAAAACCCGTATGAATGTCAGCAATATCTACTTCCTTTATCTCCATTTCcttcaaatgaatga